Proteins from one Triticum aestivum cultivar Chinese Spring chromosome 7A, IWGSC CS RefSeq v2.1, whole genome shotgun sequence genomic window:
- the LOC123152351 gene encoding non-specific lipid-transfer protein C4 gives MAPSTFPRALLAVSLVLLVVGGLGPAAEAQPPGRCVPQLNRLLACRAYLVPGAADPSADCCSALSSISRDCACSTMGIINSLPSRCNIGQVNCSA, from the exons ATGGCGCCGAGCACCTTCCCGCGCGCGCTCCTGGCCGTGTCCCTCGTTCTCCTGGTGGTCGGCGGcctcgggccggcggcggaggcacAGCCGCCGGGGAGGTGCGTGCCGCAGCTGAACCGGCTGCTGGCGTGCCGCGCGTACCTGGTGCCCGGCGCGGCCGACCCCAGCGCCGACTGCTGCAGCGCGCTGAGCTCCATCTCGCGCGACTGCGCGTGCAGCACCATGGGCATCATCAACAGCCTCCCCTCCCGCTGCAACATCGGACAAGTCAACTGCT CGGCTTGA